The following coding sequences lie in one Kryptolebias marmoratus isolate JLee-2015 linkage group LG5, ASM164957v2, whole genome shotgun sequence genomic window:
- the tfpi2 gene encoding tissue factor pathway inhibitor 2 isoform X2, with protein sequence MELDLLILLALFTVLSSFGSSSAALTRKEACLLQVDDGPCRADMERFFYNTITQKCEVFSYGGCLGNANNFKSYPECQKTCFRIPKIPQICRFPKEEGHCRALLPRYFFNMTTMQCEPFSYGGCGGNSNRFQDLASCREYCSPQKTVPILCLDPLDKGKCSASITRYYYNTATKKCEEFVYTGCGGSNNNFVSRQSCTDVCVKGKKQHTTQRKIRRPRRNRHKAITFLQA encoded by the exons atGGAGCTCGACCTACTAATATTATTAGCGCTGTTTACAGTCCTCTCGTCGTTTGGCAGCAGCAGCGCGGCGCTCACGCGTAAAG AAGCATGCCTTCTCCAAGTGGACGACGGACCGTGCAGGGCAGATATGGAGCGCTTTTTCTACAATACCATCACCCAGAAGTGCGAGGTCTTCTCCTACGGGGGCTGCCTGGGAAACGCCAACAACTTCAAGAGTTACCCCGAGTGCCAGAAGACGTGCTTCAGAATCCCAA AAATCCCCCAAATCTGCAGGTTTCCTAAAGAGGAAGGACACTGCCGGGCCCTTTTGCCCCGTTACTTCTTCAACATGACCACCATGCAGTGTGAGCCCTTTTCTTATGGGGGTTGCGGGGGGAACTCCAACCGCTTTCAAGACCTCGCCTCCTGCAGGGAGTACTGCAGCCCACAGAAAA ctgttCCCATTCTCTGTCTGGACCCTCTGGACAAAGGGAAGTGCTCGGCCTCCATCACTCGGTATTACTACAACACAGCCACCAAGAAGTGTGAGGAGTTCGTCTACACGGGCTGCGGCGGGAGCAACAACAACTTCGTGTCGCGGCAGAGCTGCACGGACGTGTGCGTCAAAG GAAAGAAACAGCACACGACTCAGAGGAAAATTCGTCGTCCGAGACGAAACAGACACAAAGCCATCACGTTCCTGCAGGCGTAG
- the tfpi2 gene encoding tissue factor pathway inhibitor 2 isoform X1 produces MELDLLILLALFTVLSSFGSSSAALTRKAEACLLQVDDGPCRADMERFFYNTITQKCEVFSYGGCLGNANNFKSYPECQKTCFRIPKIPQICRFPKEEGHCRALLPRYFFNMTTMQCEPFSYGGCGGNSNRFQDLASCREYCSPQKTVPILCLDPLDKGKCSASITRYYYNTATKKCEEFVYTGCGGSNNNFVSRQSCTDVCVKGKKQHTTQRKIRRPRRNRHKAITFLQA; encoded by the exons atGGAGCTCGACCTACTAATATTATTAGCGCTGTTTACAGTCCTCTCGTCGTTTGGCAGCAGCAGCGCGGCGCTCACGCGTAAAG cAGAAGCATGCCTTCTCCAAGTGGACGACGGACCGTGCAGGGCAGATATGGAGCGCTTTTTCTACAATACCATCACCCAGAAGTGCGAGGTCTTCTCCTACGGGGGCTGCCTGGGAAACGCCAACAACTTCAAGAGTTACCCCGAGTGCCAGAAGACGTGCTTCAGAATCCCAA AAATCCCCCAAATCTGCAGGTTTCCTAAAGAGGAAGGACACTGCCGGGCCCTTTTGCCCCGTTACTTCTTCAACATGACCACCATGCAGTGTGAGCCCTTTTCTTATGGGGGTTGCGGGGGGAACTCCAACCGCTTTCAAGACCTCGCCTCCTGCAGGGAGTACTGCAGCCCACAGAAAA ctgttCCCATTCTCTGTCTGGACCCTCTGGACAAAGGGAAGTGCTCGGCCTCCATCACTCGGTATTACTACAACACAGCCACCAAGAAGTGTGAGGAGTTCGTCTACACGGGCTGCGGCGGGAGCAACAACAACTTCGTGTCGCGGCAGAGCTGCACGGACGTGTGCGTCAAAG GAAAGAAACAGCACACGACTCAGAGGAAAATTCGTCGTCCGAGACGAAACAGACACAAAGCCATCACGTTCCTGCAGGCGTAG
- the gngt1 gene encoding guanine nucleotide-binding protein G(T) subunit gamma-T1, whose amino-acid sequence MPVINVDDLTDKDKAVMEVNQLKVEIKLERWLTSKCCEEIKEYIQAREDEDTLVKGISEEKNPFKEKGGCVVC is encoded by the exons ATGCCCGTCATAAATGTGGACGATCTGACGGACAAGGACAAGGCTGTAATGGAAGTGAATCAACTCAAAGTTGAAATCAAGCTCGAGAGGTGGTTG ACGTCTAAATGCTGCGAGGAAATCAAGGAATACATTCAGGCCAGAGAGGACGAGGACACCCTCGTCAAAGGCATATCAGAGGAGAAGAACCCCTTCAAGGAGAAAGGCGGCTGTGTTGTCTGCTAA